The Paenibacillus sp. FSL R7-0204 genome includes a region encoding these proteins:
- the allB gene encoding allantoinase AllB — translation MKEEGYELIIRNGRVVLPGEVRRLEIGVKDGKIAALGEVLQASSGTRILDAEGQYVLPGMIDMHVHFNEPALSHWEGFRSGSAALAAGGCTCYADMPLNGNPPTVNLEALRLKAEAAAGNSAVDYVLWGGLVPGNLEELEGLAAAGVTGFKAFISNPGGEGEGRFREVDDDTLYQGMLQIAATGGILALHAESEAITSALGAAALRAGRSAARDFAASRPPQAELEAVSRALLYSERTGCKLHFVHISTAAALELIHEAKLRGLDVTAETCPHYLFLNEDSMETLGALAKCAPPLRSSGERERLWAALAAGRVDLVASDHSPCPPELKLAPGLSFMEAWGGISGAQSSLELMFHEGVHVRGLPVTQISELLSGLPARRFGLEERKGSIKPGLDADLVLLDPDAAYTLRADDLLYRHRHSPYVGMTLSCKVTATICRGATVYTAAEGIVAGSGGEWLRIKHSQPGL, via the coding sequence ATGAAGGAAGAAGGCTACGAGCTTATCATCAGGAACGGACGGGTGGTCCTGCCTGGAGAAGTCCGCAGGCTTGAGATCGGGGTGAAGGATGGCAAAATCGCTGCACTGGGCGAAGTCTTACAGGCATCCTCCGGGACCAGAATTTTGGATGCTGAAGGACAATATGTGCTGCCCGGCATGATCGACATGCATGTTCACTTTAATGAGCCTGCGCTTAGTCACTGGGAGGGCTTCCGCAGCGGGTCAGCTGCTCTTGCGGCCGGCGGCTGCACCTGTTATGCGGATATGCCGCTGAACGGGAATCCGCCGACAGTGAATCTGGAGGCGCTCCGGCTGAAGGCGGAGGCCGCAGCCGGGAACTCGGCGGTGGATTATGTGCTGTGGGGCGGACTGGTACCAGGAAATCTGGAAGAGCTGGAGGGACTGGCTGCTGCGGGCGTTACCGGGTTCAAGGCTTTCATTTCGAATCCCGGCGGTGAAGGCGAGGGCCGGTTCCGTGAGGTGGACGATGATACCCTGTATCAGGGGATGCTTCAGATCGCCGCAACCGGCGGGATTCTCGCTCTGCATGCGGAGAGCGAAGCGATAACCTCGGCGCTGGGGGCGGCGGCACTCCGCGCCGGGCGAAGCGCTGCGAGGGATTTTGCGGCTTCGCGTCCTCCACAAGCGGAGCTGGAGGCAGTGTCCAGGGCGCTGCTGTACAGTGAGCGGACCGGCTGTAAGCTGCATTTCGTCCATATCAGCACAGCGGCAGCCCTGGAGCTGATTCATGAGGCCAAGCTGCGCGGCCTGGATGTGACCGCAGAGACCTGCCCCCATTATCTGTTTCTGAATGAAGACAGCATGGAGACCCTTGGAGCGCTGGCCAAATGTGCTCCGCCGCTGCGTAGCAGCGGGGAACGGGAACGGCTGTGGGCGGCGCTGGCTGCAGGCCGGGTGGATCTGGTCGCCTCCGATCATTCCCCCTGTCCGCCTGAATTGAAGCTGGCGCCCGGACTGTCCTTCATGGAAGCCTGGGGCGGGATCTCAGGAGCCCAGAGCAGTCTGGAGTTGATGTTCCATGAAGGCGTTCATGTGCGCGGCCTGCCGGTTACCCAGATCTCGGAGCTGCTCTCCGGGCTTCCTGCCCGGCGGTTCGGGCTGGAGGAGCGCAAGGGCTCCATCAAGCCGGGGCTGGATGCCGATCTGGTGCTGCTTGATCCTGATGCAGCCTATACGCTGCGTGCCGACGATCTGTTGTACCGCCACCGGCATAGTCCCTATGTCGGAATGACCTTATCCTGCAAGGTAACGGCGACGATCTGCCGGGGCGCTACGGTCTATACTGCTGCGGAAGGCATTGTTGCCGGCAGCGGCGGGGAATGGCTGCGTATCAAGCACAGCCAGCCGGGGCTATGA
- the uraH gene encoding hydroxyisourate hydrolase, whose amino-acid sequence MNGRLTTHVLDLSQGKPAAGLSLQLWRLDTGGSVLLREAVTNEDGRLDAPLLAEEEMQAGSYELLFMAGDYFRGAQAGAGGLETEEEEEEEAGAVIPFLDQIPIRFNMPDPSAHYHVPLLVAPGGYSTYRGS is encoded by the coding sequence ATGAACGGACGGCTGACAACTCATGTGCTGGATCTGTCACAGGGCAAGCCTGCTGCGGGCCTGTCGCTTCAGCTCTGGCGGCTGGATACCGGAGGGTCTGTGCTGCTGCGTGAGGCGGTGACAAATGAGGATGGCAGGCTGGACGCTCCGTTGCTGGCGGAAGAAGAAATGCAGGCCGGAAGCTATGAACTGCTGTTTATGGCCGGTGATTATTTCCGGGGCGCTCAGGCTGGTGCCGGAGGACTGGAGACGGAGGAGGAGGAGGAGGAGGAAGCTGGCGCTGTAATCCCGTTCCTGGACCAGATTCCGATCCGCTTTAATATGCCGGACCCGTCCGCCCATTACCATGTACCGCTGCTGGTTGCACCTGGAGGATACAGCACTTATCGCGGAAGTTAA